The proteins below are encoded in one region of Telopea speciosissima isolate NSW1024214 ecotype Mountain lineage chromosome 10, Tspe_v1, whole genome shotgun sequence:
- the LOC122642129 gene encoding uncharacterized protein LOC122642129, whose amino-acid sequence MPVCVSADCGNHDTEVSEDIEKNFTELLSEELKLMEAEALENHQHADMALLEAKKMASQYQKEADKCNSGMETCEEAREKAEAALLAQKKLTATWEMRARQRGWKEGSTKSRAHSQYVQAV is encoded by the coding sequence ATGCCGGTTTGTGTCTCTGCAGATTGTGGGAATCATGATACAGAGGTGAGTGAAGACATTGAGAAGAACTTCACAGAACTGTTGTCAGAGGAATTGAAGCTAATGGAAGCTGAAGCCTTAGAGAATCACCAGCATGCTGACATGGCATTGCTCGAGGCAAAGAAGATGGCATCTCAGTATCAAAAGGAGGCGGACAAGTGCAATTCAGGGATGGAGACTTGTGAAGAAGCGAGAGAAAAGGCTGAAGCTGCATTATTGGCACAGAAAAAACTGACTGCAACCTGGGAGATGAGGGCTCGTCAAAGAGGGTGGAAAGAAGGCTCCACCAAGTCTCGTGCTCACTCTCAATATGTTCAGGCTGTGTAG